A single Oryza brachyantha chromosome 8, ObraRS2, whole genome shotgun sequence DNA region contains:
- the LOC102714761 gene encoding uncharacterized protein LOC102714761 produces the protein MAMERERHGGVGCFSCCFGGGDGEGEGEGEELGHRAARALRTSSRWVRDRAVELPELVARAGRRRRKHPPQQLAGEFRYDPISYALNFEDEGAGGDGDGEAEPFKYMAFSARLPASPPPPATVLDVDRSP, from the coding sequence ATGGCAATGGAGCGGGAgcgccatggcggcgtcgGGTGCTTCTCGTGCTGcttcggcggcggggacggggagggggaaggggaaggggaggagctgGGGCAccgcgcggcgagggcgctGCGGACGTCGTCGCGGTGGGTGCGGGACCGCGCCGTGGAGCTGCCGGAGCTGGTGGCgcgggcggggaggcggcggcggaagcacCCGCCGCAGCAGCTGGCCGGGGAGTTCCGCTACGACCCCATCAGCTACGCGCTCAACTTCGAGGACGAGGGGGCcggcggggacggcgacggcgaggcggaacCGTTCAAGTATATGGCGTTCTCCGCGCGGCTGCcggcgtccccgccgccgccggcgacggtgctGGACGTCGACCGGAGtccttga